The following coding sequences are from one Chloroflexaceae bacterium window:
- the rpsA gene encoding 30S ribosomal protein S1: MEQYLRDPAHEYRNLKYGDTVDGKIMRVDRDEILVDIGAKAEGVVPAREMQSLTPEDRAALKVGDTLLVFVVQSEDKEGRAILSIDKARQERSWRALQVAYERGEVIRARVVNYNKGGLLVNLDGVRGFVPASQVSGISRGPDTQKQSDMAKMVNTELPLKVIEINRNRNRLILSERQAVQESRELKKDELLSNLREGDVRTGVVSSVCDFGAFVDIGGADGLVHLSEISWSRVKHPSEVLKVGDTVQVYILSIDHERKRIALSIKRTQSEPWTRAGEKYHLGQIVEGTITQIASFGAFARIEDGIEGLIHVSEMGDERIQNPRDVLTEGQTVRARIIRIDPARKRMGLSLRLNPDVSEEADAEEPMDTAS; this comes from the coding sequence ATGGAGCAATACCTCAGGGACCCTGCGCACGAATACCGCAATCTCAAGTATGGCGACACGGTTGACGGCAAAATCATGCGCGTTGACCGTGACGAGATACTTGTTGACATCGGCGCCAAGGCCGAAGGCGTCGTCCCCGCCCGTGAGATGCAATCTCTCACCCCCGAAGATCGCGCCGCCCTCAAAGTCGGAGATACGCTGCTGGTCTTTGTCGTACAGTCCGAGGATAAAGAAGGGCGGGCCATTCTTTCGATCGACAAGGCGCGACAGGAGCGGAGCTGGCGGGCGCTCCAGGTCGCGTATGAACGCGGTGAGGTGATCCGGGCGCGGGTAGTGAATTATAACAAGGGCGGGCTGCTGGTCAACCTTGATGGGGTGCGCGGCTTCGTGCCCGCCTCCCAGGTCTCGGGGATCAGCCGTGGACCCGATACGCAGAAACAGTCCGATATGGCCAAAATGGTCAATACGGAACTGCCGCTAAAGGTGATTGAAATCAATCGCAACCGCAATCGGCTCATTCTCTCCGAACGCCAGGCGGTTCAAGAGTCGCGTGAATTGAAGAAGGACGAACTGCTGTCCAACCTCCGCGAGGGGGATGTACGAACGGGCGTGGTCAGTTCGGTGTGCGACTTCGGGGCGTTTGTTGACATCGGCGGCGCCGACGGGCTGGTGCATCTGTCCGAGATTTCGTGGAGCCGGGTTAAGCATCCATCGGAGGTGTTAAAGGTTGGAGATACGGTGCAGGTTTATATCTTGAGCATCGATCACGAACGCAAGCGGATCGCCCTGTCGATCAAACGAACCCAGAGTGAACCCTGGACTCGCGCGGGCGAGAAGTATCACCTCGGCCAGATCGTGGAAGGCACGATTACCCAGATCGCCTCGTTTGGCGCCTTCGCGCGGATCGAGGATGGCATCGAGGGGCTTATCCACGTCTCCGAGATGGGTGATGAGCGCATCCAGAACCCCCGGGACGTGCTCACCGAAGGACAGACTGTTCGCGCGCGCATTATTCGGATTGATCCAGCCCGCAAGCGCATGGGGCTTAGCCTGCGTCTCAACCCCGACGTGAGCGAGGAAGCTGACGCCGAGGAGCCGATGGATACAGCATCCTGA
- a CDS encoding response regulator transcription factor, which produces MTTQRILIIEDEPEIANYLRRGLALEGFQVTVAADGPTGLAAAREMPHDLVILDLMLPGIDGLEVAQRLRAASDVPIIILTARDAVADRVRGLEHGADDYLVKPFAFEELLARIRVQLRRRQASSGSEVLRFGNLTLDTAARELRVGERRVELTAKEYDLLELFMRHPNQVLTREVIYDRVWGYDFGGESNIIEVYVRYLRQKLEAHGEPRVIHTVRGAGYILREE; this is translated from the coding sequence ATGACCACGCAGCGTATTCTGATCATCGAAGACGAACCGGAGATCGCCAATTACCTCCGCCGCGGCCTGGCGCTCGAAGGCTTTCAGGTGACCGTGGCCGCCGATGGCCCCACGGGCCTGGCCGCTGCCCGTGAGATGCCGCACGACCTGGTCATCCTTGACCTTATGCTCCCCGGCATTGATGGCCTGGAGGTGGCCCAGCGCCTGCGCGCCGCCTCGGATGTGCCGATCATCATCCTCACCGCGCGCGATGCTGTGGCCGACCGGGTGCGCGGTCTGGAACATGGGGCCGACGACTATCTGGTAAAGCCCTTCGCCTTTGAGGAACTGCTGGCGCGCATCCGCGTACAGTTGCGCCGCCGTCAGGCCAGTTCCGGTAGCGAGGTGCTCCGCTTCGGCAACCTGACCCTCGATACCGCCGCCCGCGAGTTGCGCGTCGGCGAGCGCCGGGTTGAGTTGACGGCCAAGGAGTACGACCTGCTCGAACTCTTTATGCGTCACCCCAACCAGGTGCTCACCCGTGAGGTGATCTACGACCGCGTCTGGGGGTACGACTTCGGTGGCGAGAGCAATATTATCGAGGTGTACGTTCGCTACCTGCGCCAGAAACTCGAGGCCCACGGCGAACCCCGCGTGATTCACACCGTGCGTGGCGCCGGCTACATTCTCCGCGAAGAGTAA
- a CDS encoding PIG-L family deacetylase, with amino-acid sequence MIHQKHKLTILAVVAHPDDTEFGMAGSVARWTAEGHTVIYCIVTDGAAGSNEPSVDPQTLVETRRAEQVAAAAVTGVHDVRFLGYPDGSLQPTLELRRAITRLIREVRPDRVICQDPTTYFLGHNYINHPDHRAVGEATIYAVFPSAETRHIFPELLAEGLEPHKVAELYLDLTLHPDTYIDISDTIDRKLAAVNCHRSQVGPDAIAMVRQWAADAGARAGYAYAEAFRVLRLIEN; translated from the coding sequence ATGATCCATCAGAAACACAAACTCACCATCCTGGCCGTCGTCGCTCATCCCGACGATACGGAGTTTGGCATGGCCGGTTCCGTCGCCCGCTGGACGGCCGAGGGCCACACCGTGATCTACTGCATCGTCACCGATGGCGCCGCTGGCTCCAACGAACCGTCCGTCGATCCGCAGACGCTGGTCGAGACGCGCCGCGCCGAACAGGTGGCCGCCGCCGCCGTGACCGGCGTGCACGACGTTCGCTTCCTCGGCTACCCCGATGGCTCGCTTCAACCGACGCTGGAACTGCGTCGCGCCATTACCCGCCTGATCCGCGAGGTGCGGCCTGATCGGGTTATATGCCAGGATCCGACAACTTACTTCTTAGGTCACAACTACATCAACCATCCCGACCACCGCGCCGTCGGCGAAGCCACCATCTACGCCGTGTTCCCCAGCGCCGAAACGCGCCACATCTTCCCGGAACTGCTCGCCGAGGGCCTGGAGCCGCATAAGGTTGCCGAGCTTTATCTGGATTTGACCCTCCATCCCGACACCTATATTGACATCAGCGATACGATCGATCGCAAACTTGCCGCAGTCAATTGCCACCGCTCCCAGGTTGGCCCCGATGCCATAGCCATGGTGCGCCAGTGGGCCGCCGACGCCGGCGCCAGGGCGGGCTATGCCTATGCCGAAGCCTTCCGCGTACTGCGCCTGATAGAAAACTAA
- a CDS encoding haloacid dehalogenase: MSIDRLVAECVAQIDASHEAREQVIGVSRGLIRLCANSIRATHRGDFAEAERLLAAAGAVVAQINAATADNLEIRAAGYTQDALKEYAEAHLVLAFLAGREPPGAAALGVDPAPYLNGLAEAASELRRAILDGLRRGETARGEMLLQLMDDIYAALVTVDYPDAITGGLRRTTDALRAVLERTRGDISAAIRQDQLVAAMRDLERRLGLHEA; this comes from the coding sequence ATGAGCATTGACCGGTTGGTGGCGGAGTGCGTCGCGCAGATTGACGCCAGTCACGAGGCGCGCGAGCAGGTCATCGGAGTGTCACGCGGGTTGATCCGCCTGTGCGCCAACAGCATCCGCGCGACTCATCGGGGCGATTTTGCCGAGGCGGAGCGGCTGCTGGCGGCAGCCGGGGCGGTCGTCGCGCAGATTAACGCGGCAACGGCCGACAACCTGGAGATCCGCGCCGCTGGCTACACCCAGGACGCGCTGAAGGAGTACGCCGAGGCCCATCTGGTGCTGGCCTTTCTGGCCGGACGCGAGCCGCCAGGCGCGGCAGCGCTGGGGGTTGATCCGGCGCCGTACCTCAACGGACTGGCCGAGGCGGCCAGCGAGTTGCGCCGGGCCATACTCGACGGGTTGCGCCGGGGAGAGACGGCCAGAGGAGAGATGTTGCTACAGTTGATGGACGACATCTATGCGGCCCTGGTGACGGTTGACTATCCCGACGCGATCACCGGCGGCCTGCGGCGCACCACCGATGCGCTGCGCGCTGTACTCGAGCGCACCCGTGGCGACATTAGCGCCGCCATTCGTCAGGATCAACTGGTGGCCGCCATGCGTGATCTGGAACGCCGCCTGGGGCTGCACGAGGCATAA
- a CDS encoding isoamylase early set domain-containing protein produces MIVQLPLNNEQVMVVFRLPAQIWADSIHLVGDFNNWSTSATPMRRGEQYWEATVTVPAGSTCYYAYLVDGKYWCSEYSTARYTRDNSGPRVAMIPIEIAQADELALTG; encoded by the coding sequence ATGATCGTGCAACTTCCACTCAATAACGAGCAGGTGATGGTGGTCTTTCGCCTGCCAGCGCAGATCTGGGCCGATAGCATTCATCTCGTAGGCGATTTCAACAACTGGAGCACGTCGGCCACGCCGATGCGTCGCGGTGAACAGTACTGGGAGGCGACGGTGACCGTGCCGGCGGGCAGCACGTGCTACTACGCCTATCTGGTGGACGGAAAGTACTGGTGTAGCGAGTACAGCACTGCCAGATATACTCGGGACAACTCCGGGCCGCGGGTGGCGATGATCCCGATTGAGATCGCCCAGGCGGATGAACTGGCGCTGACAGGCTAA
- a CDS encoding alpha/beta fold hydrolase, translated as MDTLAQRANHGAGLDRLLHAWQGRFTLGLSPAALILAYVDWLTHLANAPGKQQALAQLALAQLVTFNRYALGAALNPQTPPDDPDLPEDRRFAAPEWQLWPFNLYAQAFLLAQQWWSAATTGVSGVSRHHEQVTTFAARQLLDMLAPTNFLLTNPEVLHATWRQGGTNLLRGALNALDDWKRWIDGRRPAGAEQYVPGQNVAITPGKVVYRNHLIELIQYEPMTEQVYAEPLLIVPAWIMKYYILDLSPHNSLVRYLVEQGYTVFMISWKNPGPEDRDLGMDNYFRDGVMTALDVVGAIVPGRKIHAAGYCLGGTLLTMVAAAMARDNDERLRSVTLFAAQTDFKEAGELTLFIDESQVAYLNDIMAVQGYLDSSQMAGAFQLLRSQDLIWSRMIREYLLGVREPMNDLMAWNADGTRLPARMHAEYLVRLFLNNDLFEGRYRIGERPIALSDIRVPLFVVATRTDHVSPWRSVYKLMLLEDTEVTFLLTTGGHNAGIVSEPGHPRRSYQVATSYPSDKYVDPDTWQATVPVHAGSWWPEWNRWLAARSSGMVPPPPIGAPESGYAPLMEAPGTYVFQT; from the coding sequence ATGGATACACTCGCGCAACGGGCCAACCACGGCGCCGGTCTCGACCGGCTGTTGCACGCCTGGCAGGGACGCTTTACGCTGGGCCTCTCGCCCGCGGCTCTGATCCTTGCCTATGTAGACTGGCTCACCCACCTGGCCAACGCTCCGGGCAAGCAGCAGGCCCTGGCCCAGCTCGCCCTGGCTCAGCTCGTGACGTTTAATCGCTATGCGCTCGGGGCCGCGCTCAATCCCCAGACCCCGCCCGATGACCCCGATCTGCCCGAAGACCGCCGCTTCGCCGCCCCGGAGTGGCAGCTCTGGCCCTTCAACCTCTACGCTCAGGCGTTCTTGCTGGCGCAGCAGTGGTGGAGCGCAGCCACCACCGGCGTGTCAGGCGTGTCACGCCATCATGAGCAGGTGACCACATTTGCGGCCCGTCAGTTGCTCGACATGCTCGCTCCCACCAACTTTCTGCTGACCAACCCGGAAGTGCTCCACGCCACCTGGCGTCAGGGCGGAACCAACCTGCTGCGGGGCGCGCTCAACGCCCTGGATGACTGGAAGCGCTGGATCGACGGGCGCCGGCCCGCTGGCGCGGAGCAGTATGTGCCGGGGCAGAATGTGGCCATTACGCCGGGGAAGGTCGTGTATCGGAACCACCTGATCGAGTTGATCCAGTACGAGCCGATGACCGAACAGGTGTACGCCGAACCGCTGTTGATCGTGCCCGCCTGGATTATGAAGTACTACATCCTCGACCTCTCCCCTCACAACTCCCTCGTTCGCTACCTGGTGGAGCAGGGTTATACGGTGTTCATGATCTCCTGGAAGAACCCCGGCCCCGAGGATCGCGATCTGGGCATGGACAACTACTTCCGCGACGGGGTGATGACTGCGCTGGACGTGGTGGGGGCAATCGTGCCCGGGCGCAAGATCCACGCCGCTGGCTACTGCCTCGGCGGCACCTTGCTGACCATGGTCGCCGCCGCCATGGCCCGCGACAACGACGAGCGCCTGCGGAGCGTCACCCTCTTCGCCGCGCAGACCGACTTCAAAGAGGCCGGCGAGTTGACCCTCTTCATTGACGAGAGCCAGGTGGCCTACCTCAACGACATTATGGCCGTGCAGGGCTACCTCGACTCTTCGCAGATGGCCGGCGCCTTCCAGTTGCTGCGCTCGCAGGATCTGATCTGGTCGCGGATGATCCGCGAGTACTTGCTGGGCGTGCGCGAGCCGATGAACGACCTGATGGCCTGGAACGCCGACGGCACGCGCCTGCCTGCCCGAATGCACGCCGAGTATCTGGTGCGCCTGTTTTTGAACAACGACCTGTTCGAGGGGCGCTACCGCATTGGCGAGCGGCCCATCGCGCTTAGCGACATCCGCGTGCCGCTCTTCGTCGTGGCTACGCGCACCGACCACGTCTCGCCGTGGCGCTCAGTCTATAAATTGATGCTCCTTGAAGATACCGAGGTGACCTTCTTGTTAACCACCGGAGGACACAACGCAGGGATCGTCAGCGAGCCGGGCCACCCGCGCCGGAGCTACCAGGTTGCCACCAGCTACCCCAGCGACAAGTATGTGGACCCCGACACCTGGCAGGCGACCGTGCCGGTCCACGCTGGCTCCTGGTGGCCAGAGTGGAACCGCTGGCTGGCCGCTCGTTCAAGCGGCATGGTCCCGCCGCCGCCCATAGGCGCCCCTGAGAGCGGCTACGCGCCGCTGATGGAAGCGCCGGGAACCTATGTGTTCCAGACGTGA